The Oryzias melastigma strain HK-1 linkage group LG20, ASM292280v2, whole genome shotgun sequence genome includes the window ttttatggatcgattattgatctattaagcttggaTTGATCGTGATCAATTTAATCAACCCAGCtctatttatttctgattttataGCGTGAAAACTAAAATGACTTTGGCTgcaatttgtgttaaaaaaatggaaaaaaataaagattgaatGAGGATTAATtgataaaatgttaatatttctattttttggttcactaaaaagtcactttttataAGAAAAGATTATAGTTTTGccctctaaaaacaaaacaatcaagcAACAGCATCAGATCTTGACTATAGGAGTTTTATTTTGGCGGGGGGACTTTCACTTTTGCAATTCATTCTTAGCAAAACACAGTTGTCTTTTAGAGAGCTCCTCGGTGTCCTGAACCCTCAGAAAGTCCAAAATACTTCTAggtttaaaaagcattttagcttttgtaacaaaaaagtttcatcatcaagctagcagacgtTAGCATTATATGCTAGctcgatctctatttttaaggattgatcgattcaaatcaattttatcaacccagtcctagTCCCTAATCATTCTCAGGAGCGGTTTAATGTCGGAAAATATTTTAAGGTCGACCTCTATgaagctgaagttggcttcTTTTATCCttccagtttcccttaacttttaaGGATAAAATTAATCTTCTTCCTATGTATAATACTTTATTCGTATACTAGATTTCGTGttggaaccattaaaatgtgatatagattTTCCTTTAACTCGTAAACTAAATTCTTTCTTGTCCAACTTTCAAGGTCCGacagataaatacaaaaaaacggTTGCTTAAACTGgtattttcaaaacacaaacttgaatttattaaaCAGCCAGTTGCTGAATATTATAAATTATCATTATGGCATGTGAGAAGAattgtcacaataaatccatatttggagtaaagactcctgttttttttttttaatttagctttcttttattttgaagtcaaagtctcttcttctgtttcctctccgCATATTTTCTGTAATCagaaactttataaaaacatgtttgcctttttttttatgaactttgCTAGTTTGGGGGTCTcacttttaagaaaatagtGGATGTATATTCGAAAGTGACAGAATGAGTGAGAGATGTGGTGGAGACAATCTagcagattttcaaaataaaacctcctttaaaatcagattataaattgaaaaaaaaaaacatttttttttctgcttcctggTACTGGACCACTGGTTTAAATGTTTCTCTTGCTTCTCAGTTCATCATTCTGGTGGTGGACAGCACGGACAGAGAGAGACTGGCCATCTCCAAGGAGGAGCTCTACAGGATGCTGGCTCATGAGGTAAAACCATCCCGACGCTCCACACAGGTGGTTCATATTCCACGGAGCGCTGCTGCTTCAGACGGGTTCGTTGTTCTCTGTTCAGGATCTGCGGAAAGCAGCCGTGTTGATATTTGCCAATAAGCAGGACATGAAGGACTGCATGTCTGCAGCCGAGATCTCCAAATACCTCACTCTGAGCTCCATCAAGGACCACCCCTGGCACATACAGTCCTGCTGCGCACTCACAGGAGAGGGGTAAGACCGGAACACTTCTGGAGAATTCAGTTTTAATGGATTTTGGTGATTAAAAAGAACAATTCCCCGTATATTGGCACATTTGAAATACATTTCCCACACTTTTTCCATGCGTTTAGAAGAAAAGATTCCAGTTTAAATTACTTATGAtgtgaaaacagtttaaaagtgaacaaaattgattttagaaaatacatttgacaaatctataattaataaaaatctattaatttaGTGAATCAGATTGAATCAGTAATGCTGAGTGTCATTTCtagcacagaaaaacaaacaaataaaacgcTTTGGAGCAAATTtagattcttttcttttttgaattcTTTAACTATGTCCTGTAAATGTGCTCTTTTGCCCCTTTTTCCAGTAAACATTAAATCTtctatattttataattattttacaatttactcCATGTCATAAGAgtgtaataatttaaaatgggaaaaaaaacacaaaattgaaaTTAGATTTGAACGgtttttagtgagaaaaatTTGATTACgcatgttaaaagttaaaatttagcaaatataaaagtatttacaactacatttctgcatttttgcttctaaatgtgcaaaaacgGTGCATAAAGAGTAAAATATCTACAGCTGCTACAGGCATGAATTCAGCGTCTGTCGCCACAGGGAAGAAGGAGGTTAGAGGTACCAACCTCACCACATCCTGGTACATTATTGTCTTATCACATCTGAAACGTTCCCCGTTCCACGCCTCTCTGTTGCTCTGGACTGTTTACCCTAAGAACTGAAAGTCTTCCACCTTCTGCTCCACTTGGGCCTGAAAAATGTTATCCGATTGTAACGGTTGACTGGAATAAATCATTCTGACATGCCTACTGATGATCTTTCAGATTACAACGTCCATAGAAGATGAAATCAACTTGTGTTCTCCACTCTTAAATGTCACCCTCAGCTCATCTTTTCTGGAGAAATGTCTCCATCACTGCCACTTCCATTCTTTTAGCAATATCTACATCACTCTCTCGTCACCTGTTTCCTTCACCCACATGTCTGTTAAACTCTGCTCCAATCTCCACGCTGGATCTCCTCATCCATCTCCCTCCAGAATTTCCATGAGGACCTacctggacatttttttttaagttttaagctttaaaacaagtttcttttacaattctgaacacttttgggctatgatcattgactgtatatagggaactggacagagcaaacatgacatcacccatagaaaatgacttacttcctgTTCCAACCAAccaaagtcaattcagtcaccatttttccgcTAGAACCGGACGTCCTCAGTACGCCGTGATTGGTCCGTGTCGTGTTGGTCtacatttctatgacaaccactctccaatcagtagtgagcacgtatgaaggccacgccccttcctCTGAAAGTGGACTCTGTCAAACTTTTTGAGCGTTCGAcgtgagaccacctactttcattgaggcttctgattggtcagtttatagcttggaaaaatattgtaaaaaaatatgttagtaAAAACGTGTTGAAAAGATGTAgcaaagcaagaatggttattctaaaaGTAGACACAAACTGAGTTTTCGACTCTAGactccaaagggttaaaaataaatgttctaaatgtacaattttgtgttcgatttcatgttgtgattatttgcagacaGTACCTGGCAGATAATACTctaactaaaaagaaaacattaattgcgattaatcgcgattatttttttccagtttgcgattaattcgttaattttttttaatcgcttCCCAGCCCAAATAATGACTAGCTGTTTActtctcaataaaagtttatggGATTTCAGCTTTTTGGGAGCTATTTCGAATGCGAGttgggaggggtcactctgtccagttttctATATACTGTCAACGGTTAAGATTAGGGTTAGTTGTATGAACTTCCAGCTTTAGATTCATCAtcctatctttttttattattattatatttgtgtTCTTGATAGAAATAAAGCCCACTAATGTgagtatgtttgtgttttctagtTTATGTCAGGGTCTGGAGTGGATGGCCTCCAGAGCTGGCCTCAGATAACCCCTCCCGCCGCCATCCACGGCCCGACACCCTCTCCATCGCAGAAGCGTCGCAGCATCTCGTCCTCACTTCACATTTTCGTCTGACAAGACGGGACATCAGCATCCAGAGACGGACCNNNNNNNNNNNNNNNNNNNNNNNNNNNNNNNNNNNNNNNNNNNNNNNNNNNNNNNNNNNNNNNNNNNNNNNNNNNNNNNNNNNNNNNNNNNNNNNNNNNNNNNNNNNNNNNNNNNNNNNNNNNNNNNNNNNNNNNNNNNNNNNNNNNNNNNNNNNNNNNNNNNNNNNNNNNNNNNNNNNNNNNNNNNNNNNNNNNNNNNNNNNNNNNNNNNNNNNNNNNNNNNNNNNNNNNNNNNNNNNNNNNNNNNNNNNNNNNNNNNNNNNNNNNNNNNNNNNNNNNNNNNNNtcgcgattatttttttccagtttgcgattaattagttaatttttttaaatcgctTCACAGCCCAAATAATGACTAGCTGTTTActtctcaataaaagtttatggGATTTCAGCTTTTTGGGAGCTATTTCGAATGTGAGttgggaggggtcactctgtccagttatcTATATACTGTCAACGGTTAAGATTAGGGTTAGTTGTATGAACTTCCAGCTTTAGATTCATCAtcctatctttttttattattattatatttgtgtTCTTGATAGAAATAAAGCCCACTAATGTgagtatgtttgtgttttctagtTTATGTCAGGGTCTGGAGTGGATGGCCTCCAGAGCTGGCCTCAGATAACCCCTCCCGCCGCCATCCACGGCCCGACACCCTCTCCATCGCAGAAGCATCGCAGCATCTCGTCCTCACTTTACATTTTCGTCTGACAAGACGGGACATCAGCATCCAGAGACGGACCTTCTACAAACTgatcaaatgcagagaaacCCGAGGATAAAACAAGCAGtgacctttttttgtatttcaccACATCCATATCATGTCTGAATCCTTCCATCATGTGGAGTGCTGCCTTTTTCGATATTCAGGGCAAACAAAGGGACGACA containing:
- the arl8 gene encoding ADP-ribosylation factor-like 8, translated to MGLIFAKLWSFFCNQEHKVIIVGLDNAGKTTILYQFLMNEVVHTSPTIGSNVEEIVVKNTHFLMWDIGGQESLRSSWNTYYANTEFIILVVDSTDRERLAISKEELYRMLAHEDLRKAAVLIFANKQDMKDCMSAAEISKYLTLSSIKDHPWHIQSCCALTGEGLCQGLEWMASRAGLR